One Desulfuromonas thiophila genomic window carries:
- the fabD gene encoding ACP S-malonyltransferase: MIAFVFPGQGSQYVGMGKELYDNFAEARHCFEEASEALGEDVARLCHEGPEEALKLTANTQPTILTVSIAAWRVMARETGLQPAFVAGHSLGEYAALVAAGALGFADAVSTVRQRGQFMQQAVAVGDGAMAAILGMEAVELQAVCDEAATGQVVAPANFNGPGQIVIAGHRAAVERAIELARTRGAKKALLLPVSAPFHCALMEPAGRQLQQVLAGLEIVPLAVPVVTNVEACANQDETRVADLLVAQVSAPVRWEESVRAMVSQGVERFIELGPGKVLAGLIRRIERGVAVANVEDLASLRAL, encoded by the coding sequence ATGATAGCTTTTGTTTTTCCTGGCCAGGGCTCTCAGTATGTGGGCATGGGCAAGGAGCTGTATGACAATTTTGCCGAGGCGCGACACTGCTTCGAGGAAGCCAGTGAGGCTCTTGGTGAGGATGTTGCCCGCTTGTGTCATGAAGGGCCGGAAGAGGCTCTGAAGCTCACGGCCAATACCCAGCCGACCATTCTGACGGTCAGTATCGCTGCCTGGCGGGTCATGGCGCGGGAAACCGGTTTGCAACCTGCTTTTGTCGCTGGCCATTCACTGGGGGAATATGCCGCCCTGGTTGCTGCCGGCGCCCTGGGGTTTGCCGATGCCGTCAGCACGGTCCGTCAGCGGGGCCAATTCATGCAGCAGGCTGTGGCCGTTGGTGACGGGGCCATGGCTGCCATTCTCGGTATGGAAGCGGTCGAGTTGCAGGCGGTCTGTGACGAGGCTGCGACTGGTCAGGTGGTGGCGCCGGCCAATTTTAATGGTCCTGGGCAGATTGTGATTGCCGGCCATCGTGCTGCCGTGGAGCGTGCCATTGAGCTGGCACGGACGAGAGGAGCCAAAAAGGCTTTGCTGCTGCCGGTCAGTGCTCCTTTCCATTGCGCTCTCATGGAGCCAGCCGGCCGGCAGCTGCAGCAGGTTCTGGCCGGGCTTGAAATTGTGCCGCTGGCTGTTCCGGTGGTCACCAATGTTGAGGCTTGCGCCAATCAGGATGAGACGCGTGTTGCCGATTTGCTGGTGGCCCAGGTCAGTGCGCCGGTGCGCTGGGAGGAGTCGGTGCGTGCCATGGTGTCGCAGGGAGTCGAGCGATTCATCGAGCTGGGGCCGGGCAAGGTGCTGGCGGGCCTGATTCGACGCATCGAACGTGGTGTTGCCGTTGCCAATGTCGAGGATCTGGCGTCGTTGCGCGCCCTCTGA
- a CDS encoding beta-ketoacyl-ACP synthase III translates to MKRARIIGTGSYLPEKILTNADLETMVDTSDEWITARTGIQQRRIAAENEMTSDLAVFAAEKALQMAGISADQLDLIIVGTITGDFPWPSTACLVQDRLKATRAAAWDVSAACSGFVYALASASKFIESGSARYALVIGAEVLSRVIDWQDRNTCILFGDGAGAVVLEAQDGDFGILSTHLHADGGDWQLLYQPGFGSRHPASVAGIEQRLPFLKMAGNEVFKTAVRSLYDVAIEALETNGLTAADVHLLFPHQANRRILEAVRKRLELREEQMYVNVDFCGNTSGASIPLALDEANRKGLLRQGDILVFDAFGGGFTWGAALVRW, encoded by the coding sequence GTGAAAAGAGCGCGCATTATCGGTACCGGCTCCTATCTGCCGGAGAAAATCCTGACCAACGCCGATCTCGAAACGATGGTCGACACCAGCGATGAGTGGATCACCGCTCGTACAGGTATCCAGCAACGCCGGATTGCCGCCGAAAACGAGATGACATCCGATCTGGCCGTTTTTGCTGCCGAAAAGGCCTTGCAGATGGCCGGCATCAGCGCCGACCAGCTCGACCTGATCATTGTCGGCACCATTACCGGCGATTTTCCCTGGCCGTCAACGGCCTGTCTGGTGCAGGACCGTCTCAAGGCGACCCGTGCCGCGGCCTGGGATGTGTCGGCCGCCTGCAGCGGTTTCGTTTACGCTCTGGCCAGTGCCAGTAAATTTATCGAAAGTGGCAGTGCCCGCTATGCCCTGGTCATCGGCGCCGAGGTGCTCAGCCGGGTGATCGACTGGCAGGATCGCAATACCTGTATCCTGTTCGGCGATGGTGCGGGAGCCGTGGTGCTGGAGGCCCAGGACGGTGATTTCGGCATTCTTTCGACCCATCTGCATGCCGACGGAGGCGACTGGCAACTGCTTTACCAGCCGGGTTTCGGCAGCCGTCATCCGGCCAGCGTCGCTGGCATCGAACAGCGCCTGCCTTTTCTGAAAATGGCCGGTAACGAGGTGTTCAAGACCGCTGTGCGCTCGCTTTACGATGTGGCTATCGAGGCTCTTGAGACCAATGGACTGACGGCCGCCGATGTGCATCTGCTGTTTCCGCACCAGGCCAATCGCCGGATTCTTGAAGCCGTGCGCAAGCGACTGGAATTGCGTGAGGAGCAGATGTATGTGAATGTCGACTTCTGCGGCAACACTTCGGGGGCTTCTATCCCGCTGGCATTGGACGAGGCCAATCGCAAGGGTCTGCTGCGGCAGGGGGATATTCTGGTGTTCGACGCCTTTGGTGGCGGGTTCACTTGGGGGGCGGCCTTGGTGCGCTGGTAG
- the plsX gene encoding phosphate acyltransferase PlsX, which produces MRSVVVAVDAMGGDNAPAVEVAAAVEAARRWGMTIILVGDAERIAQQLQHHAIEGLPLQIHHASEVVTMEDAASDAVRKKKDSSIRVAFELVRQNQAHAVVSAGNSGATMAAGMFVVRRIAGIERPAIATIIPTMKGQSLILDVGGNVDCRPSHLQHFALMGDVYARHVMGRVRPSIGLLSNGSEEKKGNDLTRETHQRLKTQPLNYIGYVEGRDLYSGAVDVVVCDGFVGNVVLKVSEGLAESIGQMLRGELRSRWRSRLGYLLAKPAFDAFKKRVDYAEYGGAPLLGICATAMICHGGSNVKAVTNAIHQAAESVRASVNQELMRQLDCLGQTETVQLAAL; this is translated from the coding sequence ATGCGTTCTGTAGTCGTTGCAGTGGATGCCATGGGAGGCGACAACGCTCCGGCCGTCGAGGTGGCTGCGGCGGTTGAAGCGGCTCGTCGCTGGGGCATGACCATTATTCTGGTGGGCGATGCCGAGCGCATTGCCCAGCAGTTGCAGCATCATGCTATTGAGGGATTGCCGCTGCAGATCCACCACGCTTCCGAGGTGGTGACGATGGAGGATGCCGCTTCGGACGCGGTGCGCAAAAAAAAGGACTCATCCATCCGGGTGGCCTTTGAACTGGTGCGCCAGAATCAGGCTCATGCTGTGGTCAGTGCCGGCAATTCCGGTGCCACCATGGCCGCCGGCATGTTTGTTGTGCGGCGAATTGCCGGTATTGAACGGCCGGCCATTGCCACCATCATTCCCACGATGAAGGGGCAGTCGCTGATTCTGGATGTCGGAGGCAATGTCGACTGTCGTCCGTCTCATCTGCAGCATTTTGCTCTGATGGGTGATGTCTATGCCCGTCATGTCATGGGGAGAGTCCGTCCAAGTATCGGGCTGCTTTCCAACGGCAGCGAGGAGAAGAAGGGCAACGATCTGACCCGCGAAACCCACCAGCGGCTCAAGACCCAGCCTCTGAACTATATTGGCTATGTCGAGGGCCGCGATCTGTACAGTGGCGCGGTAGACGTGGTGGTGTGTGACGGCTTTGTCGGCAATGTGGTGCTCAAGGTGTCGGAGGGGCTGGCCGAGTCCATTGGTCAGATGTTGCGCGGTGAACTGCGGTCACGCTGGCGTTCACGGTTGGGCTATCTGCTGGCCAAACCGGCGTTCGACGCGTTTAAAAAGCGTGTCGATTACGCCGAATACGGTGGTGCACCGCTCTTGGGGATCTGTGCCACGGCCATGATCTGTCATGGCGGTTCGAACGTCAAGGCGGTGACCAATGCCATCCATCAGGCGGCGGAAAGCGTGCGTGCCTCGGTGAATCAGGAGTTGATGCGTCAGCTTGACTGTCTGGGCCAGACGGAGACGGTACAGCTGGCAGCCCTCTGA
- the rpmF gene encoding 50S ribosomal protein L32, with amino-acid sequence MAVPKGKTSKAKRDSRRAHDALSAPGLSVCPQCDEPTQPHRACASCGFYKGRDVLGNAN; translated from the coding sequence ATGGCTGTACCCAAGGGAAAAACATCGAAAGCCAAACGTGATAGCCGCCGCGCCCACGACGCTCTGAGCGCTCCCGGTCTGTCGGTATGTCCTCAGTGCGACGAGCCGACGCAGCCGCATCGTGCTTGTGCCAGCTGCGGTTTTTACAAGGGCCGTGACGTTCTGGGCAACGCCAACTGA
- a CDS encoding YceD family protein, with amino-acid sequence MRIDVRELKRQPLDLELQEPVASFPALAALQDGGQVRFLSPVRARLQLSRCAELIEVTGQLQLEVEQDCSRCLAPCRQQLNVRFHQAFAEQLPEVACDGDEEDGLTADDMGLELYDGETIDVAGEIEQQLLLAMPPYPLCSEQCQGLCPQCGIDRNRERCDCALPPARLSFAALKDFKVEK; translated from the coding sequence ATGCGTATCGATGTGCGGGAACTTAAACGCCAGCCGCTTGATCTGGAGCTGCAGGAGCCGGTTGCGTCCTTCCCGGCCTTGGCCGCGCTGCAGGATGGTGGCCAGGTGCGTTTTCTCTCACCGGTCCGGGCCCGGTTGCAGCTGAGCCGTTGCGCCGAACTGATTGAGGTGACAGGCCAGCTTCAGTTGGAGGTGGAACAGGATTGCTCGCGTTGTCTGGCGCCGTGCCGCCAGCAACTGAATGTGCGGTTCCACCAGGCCTTTGCCGAGCAGTTGCCGGAAGTTGCCTGTGACGGAGATGAAGAGGACGGGCTGACTGCCGATGACATGGGGCTGGAACTCTACGATGGCGAAACCATCGATGTGGCTGGCGAGATCGAACAGCAGTTGTTGCTGGCTATGCCGCCCTATCCCCTGTGTTCGGAGCAGTGCCAGGGGCTTTGCCCGCAGTGCGGCATTGACCGCAACCGTGAACGGTGCGACTGTGCCCTGCCACCGGCGCGCCTGAGCTTTGCGGCGCTGAAGGATTTTAAGGTTGAAAAGTAG
- a CDS encoding MazG family protein has translation MPFPPPQRNQTQQADPLLDRLRALIVQLRSPGGCPWDQRQDWQSLAPHLLEECYEVLQAIDLQNGPLLCEELGDVLMLLVFLAEIAAEQQLFDFDQVIEGICAKLIRRHPHVFEKSTALSDSELHRQWQQIKQSERQNVRPPPTAGTARPLPALLQAQRQLQPPAGADQASQLLAQLTERLSATARQPEQLDAPGYGALLAELVRCGQSLQLDAESCLRQHLARLATQGQIKEEKS, from the coding sequence ATGCCGTTCCCACCCCCGCAAAGAAACCAGACACAGCAGGCCGATCCACTCCTTGACCGCCTGCGCGCCCTTATCGTTCAGTTGCGCTCGCCTGGAGGTTGCCCCTGGGACCAACGCCAGGACTGGCAGAGCCTGGCACCTCATCTGCTGGAAGAATGTTACGAGGTACTCCAGGCCATCGACCTGCAGAATGGCCCGCTGCTGTGCGAGGAACTGGGTGATGTCTTGATGCTGCTGGTCTTTCTGGCCGAGATCGCTGCAGAACAGCAGCTGTTCGATTTCGATCAGGTCATCGAGGGCATCTGCGCCAAGCTCATCCGTCGCCATCCGCATGTCTTTGAAAAGTCGACAGCGCTGAGTGACAGCGAACTGCATCGCCAATGGCAGCAGATCAAACAGAGCGAGCGCCAAAACGTCCGTCCCCCGCCCACGGCCGGCACTGCCCGTCCCTTGCCAGCCCTGCTGCAGGCGCAACGCCAACTGCAGCCTCCGGCCGGCGCTGACCAGGCTTCGCAACTGTTAGCACAGCTGACTGAGCGCCTGTCCGCCACGGCCCGTCAACCGGAACAGCTTGACGCCCCCGGCTATGGCGCCCTGTTGGCCGAACTGGTACGCTGTGGCCAGAGCCTGCAACTTGATGCCGAAAGCTGCCTGCGCCAGCACCTTGCCAGGCTGGCCACACAGGGGCAGATCAAGGAAGAAAAATCTTGA
- a CDS encoding FxsA family protein yields MFIKLLFAFISVPLLELYVLLQIGRWLGALPTIALVIVTAICGSVLMRSEGLLTLQRIQLSLQQGQMPTEELLDGLLILLGGLCLLTPGFCTDLFGLSLLLPWSRPLLKSALRRLLERHLRGCQIEIRLP; encoded by the coding sequence ATGTTTATAAAACTGCTGTTTGCCTTCATTTCCGTGCCGCTGCTGGAGCTTTATGTGCTGCTGCAGATCGGCCGCTGGCTTGGTGCCCTGCCAACCATCGCCCTGGTCATCGTGACAGCCATCTGCGGTTCTGTCCTGATGCGCAGCGAGGGTCTGCTGACCCTGCAGCGCATCCAGCTCAGCCTGCAACAGGGACAGATGCCGACGGAGGAACTGCTCGACGGCCTGCTGATACTGCTCGGCGGTCTCTGTCTGCTGACCCCAGGCTTCTGCACCGATCTGTTCGGTCTGTCGCTGCTTCTGCCCTGGAGCCGGCCCCTGCTTAAAAGCGCCCTGCGACGCCTGCTGGAACGACATCTGCGAGGCTGTCAGATCGAAATCCGTCTGCCCTAG
- a CDS encoding class I SAM-dependent methyltransferase, which yields MTQDKRIKDFNPVAQSWDAKPRRQLLAQAVAGAIRSEIPLAVSPRALEFGCGTGLVSYLLLPQLATLTGVDRAPAMLQVFEQKARELGQGERVSTFLATDDTLLPPGDTFELIYSSMVLHHVPDYAAVVARLVAALTPGGYLALADLDLEDGDFHDQGEGVAHAGIDRELLQQQLRQQGLVAVRAMTAHCIRKQRAGGEKVYPVFLVTGQRPPA from the coding sequence ATGACCCAGGATAAACGCATCAAGGATTTTAATCCCGTGGCGCAGAGCTGGGACGCCAAACCCCGGCGTCAGCTGCTGGCCCAGGCGGTGGCCGGGGCTATCCGCAGCGAAATTCCGTTGGCAGTCAGCCCACGGGCGCTCGAATTTGGTTGTGGTACCGGGCTGGTGAGCTATCTGCTGCTGCCGCAACTGGCAACGCTGACCGGGGTCGACCGGGCGCCGGCCATGCTGCAGGTATTCGAACAGAAGGCCCGTGAGCTGGGGCAGGGTGAGCGGGTGTCGACCTTTCTGGCAACGGACGACACTCTGCTGCCACCAGGGGACACCTTCGAACTGATCTACAGCAGCATGGTGTTGCATCATGTGCCCGATTACGCCGCCGTGGTGGCCCGGCTGGTGGCAGCCCTGACCCCCGGCGGCTATCTGGCGCTGGCCGATCTGGATTTGGAGGACGGCGACTTTCATGATCAGGGTGAGGGGGTAGCACATGCCGGCATTGACCGCGAGTTGCTGCAGCAACAGCTGCGCCAGCAGGGGCTGGTGGCGGTGCGGGCGATGACGGCGCATTGTATCCGCAAGCAGCGCGCCGGTGGAGAAAAGGTTTATCCTGTTTTTCTGGTAACTGGACAGCGACCGCCTGCCTGA
- a CDS encoding UvrD-helicase domain-containing protein, translating to MLKDAEQRRRAIDPRCSCLVRAPAGSGKTELLIQRYLALLAGVDQPEQILAMTFTRKAAAEMRHRILAALDQAATPAPAELSAHARITRELACAALARDAQSGWNLRQFPDQLAIQTIDSFNASLVRRMPWLSRLGALPQVQPQPQALYRQAVAETLHLHHEDAQLNAAVARLVCHLDNRTALLEDLLIDLLQRRDQWLRHLSASGHQPDRAALEAALCQRVELVLTRLWHQLDDPLRAELQVLMRYAAEQVGRSDSPLTNYRAETFPQPLAERLADWQALAELLLTAAGQWRRRLDKNGGFPPGKGTAARMKDRMTELLAELADRCPAQDWQQLRQLPPPRYSDAAAAVLEALWQLLPALVARLWLVFARHGQIDFCEMALRARQALVEEGQPTDLLLQLDDQIRHILVDEFQDTSWLQFDLLERLTVGWSAGDGRSLFVVGDPMQSIYRFREAQVGLFLRAGRDGIGPVRLESLQLCTNFRAQQQLVDWTNLCCSQLFPRQESIADGAVSFSPSTAALPALPGRAVTFYPQLGRDAVAEAGQLTALVEALLQREPQDRLAILVRARSQVAPLLRALHQAGLPCQAQDLAALGQRPLVMDFVLLLRALLLPGDHLSLLALLRSPLCGLELADLTRIAQRPEADLLAQLQEPELLGELSPEGQARLLRLAAALARAEHQRGLQPLYDWVRDCWDLLAGSACYPSAEGACLDQLAEVFDACDQGGDLVDFARLDELLRQTPARLAAPLNCRVSLMTIHKAKGLEFDQVLLPGLGLTTRPPQRRLLSWQEDVEAGLLLAPLGTLTQTAADPVYALLERIEAEREAHERVRLLYVALTRARKGLHLFGHLRLTGPEQSPQPPAGSLLQLLWPAVEEDFLARLPDSLAGESAERDRLPSLPETPPGLWRRPLAQLPAPALAVATGLTRRWQNEMGEPLARWQARQAGTLLHQWLALLAQQPCWQQPQALAQLQPQLLQHCRQQGFADRAEALSRELLATLQQVLASERGAWLLQPHPLAVCEQALAGWRDGEWIEGVVDRSFVDARSGERLIVDYKSAVPASGEAHAVFYARQLERYGPQLERYLWLYRQWQPQQPCRAALYFPLWDGWCEYFNEGE from the coding sequence ATGCTGAAGGATGCTGAACAGCGCCGCCGGGCCATCGATCCGCGTTGCAGTTGTCTGGTGCGGGCGCCGGCCGGCTCGGGCAAGACCGAACTGTTGATTCAGCGCTATCTGGCGTTGCTGGCCGGTGTCGATCAGCCTGAACAAATTCTGGCGATGACCTTTACCCGCAAGGCGGCAGCGGAGATGCGCCACCGCATCCTTGCCGCCCTCGATCAGGCGGCAACCCCTGCGCCGGCCGAGCTGTCAGCCCATGCACGCATCACGCGTGAGCTGGCCTGCGCCGCCCTGGCCCGAGATGCCCAGAGTGGCTGGAATCTGCGCCAGTTCCCCGATCAGTTGGCCATTCAGACCATTGACAGCTTCAATGCCAGTCTGGTACGGCGCATGCCCTGGCTCAGCCGGCTGGGCGCCCTGCCGCAGGTTCAGCCGCAGCCGCAGGCCCTTTACCGCCAGGCCGTGGCTGAGACCCTCCATCTGCATCATGAAGATGCCCAACTCAACGCGGCGGTGGCACGACTGGTGTGCCACTTGGACAACCGCACGGCTCTGCTGGAGGACTTGCTGATCGATTTGCTGCAGCGGCGCGATCAGTGGCTGCGTCATCTCTCAGCCAGCGGACACCAACCGGATCGGGCGGCGCTGGAAGCGGCCCTGTGCCAGCGGGTGGAGCTGGTTCTGACGCGGCTGTGGCATCAGCTTGATGATCCGTTGCGGGCGGAGTTGCAGGTGCTGATGCGCTATGCGGCTGAGCAGGTTGGCCGTAGCGACAGTCCGCTAACGAATTACCGGGCTGAAACCTTTCCGCAACCGTTGGCAGAGCGACTGGCCGATTGGCAGGCTCTGGCCGAACTGCTGTTGACGGCAGCCGGTCAGTGGCGCCGGCGGCTGGATAAAAACGGAGGTTTTCCGCCCGGCAAGGGGACGGCGGCGCGCATGAAGGACCGGATGACTGAGTTGCTGGCTGAATTGGCCGACCGCTGTCCGGCACAGGACTGGCAGCAGTTGCGCCAGCTGCCGCCACCGCGCTATTCCGATGCGGCGGCGGCCGTGCTCGAAGCCTTGTGGCAGCTGCTGCCGGCGCTGGTGGCGCGGCTGTGGCTGGTCTTTGCCCGTCACGGCCAGATCGATTTTTGCGAAATGGCTTTGCGGGCGCGCCAGGCGCTGGTCGAGGAGGGGCAGCCGACCGATCTGCTGCTGCAGCTTGATGACCAGATTCGCCATATTCTGGTGGATGAATTTCAGGACACCTCCTGGTTGCAGTTCGATCTGTTGGAACGGTTGACGGTCGGCTGGTCAGCCGGGGACGGCCGCAGCCTGTTTGTCGTTGGCGATCCGATGCAGTCCATTTACCGTTTTCGCGAGGCTCAGGTGGGGCTGTTTTTGCGTGCCGGGCGCGACGGTATCGGTCCGGTGCGGCTTGAATCCCTGCAACTCTGTACCAATTTCCGGGCTCAGCAGCAGTTGGTTGACTGGACCAATCTCTGCTGTAGTCAGCTGTTTCCCCGTCAGGAGAGTATCGCTGACGGTGCTGTCAGCTTCAGCCCCAGTACGGCGGCATTACCGGCTCTGCCGGGTCGCGCGGTTACGTTCTACCCGCAGCTGGGGCGGGACGCTGTTGCCGAAGCGGGACAACTGACGGCGCTGGTGGAGGCACTGCTGCAGCGTGAGCCGCAGGACCGGCTGGCGATCCTGGTACGGGCGCGCAGTCAGGTGGCTCCGCTGCTGCGGGCGTTGCACCAGGCCGGCCTGCCGTGTCAGGCGCAGGATTTGGCAGCGCTAGGGCAGCGGCCGCTGGTGATGGATTTTGTGTTGCTGCTGCGGGCCCTGTTGTTGCCGGGTGATCACTTGAGTTTGCTGGCACTGCTGCGTTCGCCCCTGTGCGGTCTGGAATTGGCTGATCTGACCCGTATTGCCCAGCGGCCCGAGGCCGATCTGTTGGCGCAGCTGCAAGAGCCGGAATTGCTGGGCGAACTGTCGCCCGAGGGCCAGGCGCGGCTGCTGCGGCTGGCTGCCGCCCTGGCGCGGGCAGAGCACCAGCGTGGTTTGCAACCGCTGTATGACTGGGTGCGTGACTGCTGGGATCTGCTGGCAGGGTCGGCCTGTTACCCGTCGGCTGAAGGGGCCTGTCTGGATCAGCTGGCCGAGGTGTTCGATGCCTGCGACCAGGGGGGGGATCTGGTCGACTTTGCCCGGCTCGATGAGCTGTTGCGGCAGACCCCGGCACGCCTGGCGGCGCCGCTCAACTGCCGGGTGAGTCTGATGACCATCCACAAGGCCAAGGGTCTGGAGTTCGATCAGGTGCTGCTGCCTGGTCTGGGCCTGACCACCCGTCCGCCCCAGCGGCGTTTGCTGAGCTGGCAGGAGGATGTGGAGGCCGGCTTGCTGCTGGCACCTTTGGGAACCCTGACACAGACGGCGGCCGATCCGGTTTATGCCCTGCTTGAACGGATCGAGGCCGAGCGGGAAGCCCATGAACGGGTGCGTTTACTGTATGTGGCGCTGACCCGGGCCCGCAAGGGCTTGCATCTGTTCGGTCATCTGCGGTTGACCGGCCCGGAACAGTCGCCCCAGCCGCCGGCCGGCAGCCTGTTGCAGCTGCTGTGGCCGGCTGTGGAGGAAGACTTTCTTGCCCGCTTGCCCGATTCGCTGGCCGGTGAAAGCGCTGAACGCGACAGGTTACCGTCTTTGCCGGAAACACCGCCGGGCCTGTGGCGCCGGCCGCTGGCGCAGCTGCCCGCGCCGGCGTTAGCGGTTGCTACAGGGCTGACCCGACGGTGGCAGAACGAAATGGGCGAACCCCTGGCCCGCTGGCAGGCGCGTCAGGCGGGCACGCTGTTGCATCAGTGGCTGGCCCTGCTGGCACAACAGCCCTGCTGGCAGCAACCGCAGGCGCTGGCCCAGCTGCAGCCGCAGCTGTTACAGCACTGTCGTCAACAGGGATTCGCCGACCGGGCCGAGGCTCTCAGCCGCGAACTTCTTGCAACCCTGCAGCAGGTGCTGGCCAGTGAACGCGGCGCCTGGCTGTTGCAACCGCATCCTCTGGCGGTCTGCGAACAGGCTCTGGCCGGCTGGCGTGATGGCGAATGGATCGAGGGTGTGGTTGATCGTAGTTTTGTCGACGCCCGCAGCGGTGAACGGCTGATCGTCGATTACAAAAGCGCCGTACCCGCCAGCGGCGAAGCCCATGCCGTTTTCTATGCGCGGCAGCTGGAGCGTTACGGGCCGCAGCTGGAGCGTTACCTGTGGCTCTACCGCCAGTGGCAACCGCAACAGCCCTGTCGGGCGGCGTTGTATTTTCCTTTATGGGACGGCTGGTGTGAGTATTTCAACGAAGGAGAATAG